Below is a genomic region from Brassica rapa cultivar Chiifu-401-42 chromosome A08, CAAS_Brap_v3.01, whole genome shotgun sequence.
AGTCTAGATTTGCTGTAAGTATTTGATTCTGCAACGTGGAGAACCgacatttgttattttttttgttggcaGCCACTTCTAAATTATGGGAAAGGGGTCTATTTTTTCCACCACAGAGTGAAAGCCCTGTCTCCAAGGAGGTGCGTTTTCTACTTGCCTATCAGTGtgtgttgtttttgtttggCAAAGCAGTATGACTCTGCACTGGTGCTACTGGATTCATAGTGTCATCGAGTTGAATAGCCTATAAAGCATCGTGTAGTAACCCAAAGACTACAAATGGAAGTCTTAATACTACTGAAAAAAGCTTATGTAGGCACTAGCTTTTCATGTTTGATAGTCAAGTTTTCTTCTAGCACTTGACTTTCTTGATTAATAGTATTATTGCAAGTATTATATGTCGAAGAAACTGTCATGTGTGCACATTGGTGTCTTGTTCCCTGGGTACTGTGATTTACTGATAGTTAACGTTTAAATTTCAGGAGAAACTGCAATTCAAAGAGTTGTTCCCTGTTGTTATATGTGATTCATCAACACTTATGAATTTGGCTTTCCGGATGACTAGTGTTGGATTCCACGAGGTACCTTAACCTAAAGAAAACTCTTAACTCAATATAGTTCGATATACTGATGATTTATCCAAGGCTGTGGTTGTCTTTGTGACTTGTTCATGTAATTTGTTTGTTGATGACCGCAGCTTCGAGATGAGGCTTCTTCGACGCTTAAATGTATGAAACTCAGAGATGGAGGATTCGAAGAGGCTTTTATGACTAAGATCGACTATCCTGTTAGATATGATCACTGCATTAGGTAAGCTTGGCTTCTCACTTCTCTTGATTGACATCTATTTGTGTTGTTGGAAGTGgctaatttttatttgttctaGTTAGCAATCCTAACATATAAGTTATCTTAGGTTACACCTAAAAGGGAAAACAGCAGTGTCTACATCAGGGTTTTGTTTGGACAAGGAGTATTGGAGAACCTATGAGCAGAGAGTACATACCCTTCTAGAACAAGGACTGGGTGACAGAGCAAAATCAATCCGCGTTGTCTGGAGAAATTCCAATCATGATTCATATGTGGAGAGTGTACGTTTTTCAGATTCACGAATTTTACTTTTCACTGCACCCAAAATGGTCATgttattctaacaatttgaacTGTCTTTGAAACAGGGCTTCTCAGTTCTTGACAGAGAACCACTTTTTATTGGCGTATCTATCAGCTCTATCGAAAATGCTTTTAGAACAGTTGATATCGGGCCAGATGCTGAAAACAAGACAGAGGTACATCAAGATTTATTTAGCATCTTGTCTCCTTCGGTCTTTACTAAATAGCCTATCTTTCTTAGGCACTCAAGTTCCGAAAGTTTTGGGGAGAGAAGTCTGAGCTAAGGAGGTTTAAAGATGGAAGAATAGCGGAAAGCACAGGTGTGTTATCAATACATACTTTTTGGCAGAGTTTAATAAAGAAGTTTCAAGTTAATACAAGCTGAGTACTTGCCTGTTTCATTATCTTAGTCTGGGGGACTCAGCAGTGGACAAGACATCTTATCATGAAACAGATTGTTGAATATATCTTGAAGCGGCATCTTTCACTCTCGTCCGATGACATTGTACAGTTAGTTGATCAACTTGACTTCTCTCTGATTTACGGGGATAAAGGTATTACTCGAGTCATTGAACTTTTCACTTCTTTTTGGTCTATGCATTGCACGTGTGTCTCATCATAGTTTCAAACTAATTCTGCAATAATGCTTTGATGTCTCAGATCCAATATCTACATCTGGAAATTTGCTTGAGGCCTTCGAAGTTTTCTCGCAGTGCTTGCGTGGGATCAAAGGCATACCTCTAAAAGTTTCTAGCGTTCAGCCTTTAGATTCAGGTTTGTTTTCCTTTAGTTCCTTTTTGCACTGAGCTTTCAACAAAATAAGTGTGTACTCGTCTTTGCAGTATctgtgatttttaatatctaatTTTCCTCGTTGACTTGTCAGCTCTCAGACTCACATCTGTGTTCCCTCCTGAACCTCACCCACTGGCTTGTGGAAAAATTGATGCGCAAAAACAACACAGAGTTATGCCATCTTGCATACCAACAATGGAGGTCATGATTCAGGTGGGATCAGTACTCCAGTTGATTAATAGCGTATATACGTATTGTTAGTTATCTAAACTCGCATTCTTTTGCTATTCGCAGCTAGAAGGGTCTGGTAACTGGCCCATGGATGATTTGGCAATTGAGAAAACGAAAACTGCCTTCCTTATTCAAATTGCAGAGAAGTATGTTAAACTGTTGTTAGAAACACTTCATACTATTAAGTCACAGTATTATATGTATTCTTACAAATGAAAATATTGACAGCCTTCAGACGATTAAGGGAATAAGGTCCACAGCTACTGAGGATAACGTCGATGTGTTCATGCGTGGCTACGCATTTCGCCTGAGAATCTTGCATGAACGAGGCCTGAGTTTGGTGAAGAGAGAAAGTGAGTACTTCCCTTGCACTCATAATATCTCTCCTATTTGATTCTGACTTCCTGTATTTCTACTGAGTTGCAGTTGGAGCTGACCCGGTGAAGCATGTTTCCTCTGCCGATAAAATGCTTTTCATTCGCAGTCAACATGCAAGCATGATCAATGGTTTGCATGGACGATTCCCTATATATGCATCAGTTGCAAGGTAAAAGGCGTTAAACTTCACGTGTGTACTTTTGTCTGCTTTGAAGTTTCATAACCTCATACCTTTTCTGTCCGCTATCTTAAGGCTTGCGAAAAGATGGGTTTCTGCGCATCTCTTTTCTGGCTGCCTGGCAGAAGAGGCCATTGAACTTTTGGTTGCACATGTCTTCCTCACACCTCTCCCACTTGGCGTTCCTTCCTCTCGAATCAACGGCTTCTTAAGGTTTCTTTCCGCCACCATAATTTTGATTTTGCAAAAGAACAATCAAGTAATGGTGTTAACCAACATCTTTTTCGCTGGACTGTGTAACAGGTTCTTGCGATTACTAGCAGACTATGACTGGATGTTCTATCCGTTAATTGTTGACATAAACAATGACTTTGGCAGAAATGACGAGAAGGAGATCAATGTGAGTCCCTCTTTTTAAGTAATGGGTCTAATGTTAAGATAACTTTGTTAAGAACGCCATATGTAAATGCTTTCTGGATTTATAGGATAACTTCATGTCGAGTAGAAAGGGCTATGAAGAGGACAGACAAAACATAAGTTCAGCCATGTTCTTGGCAGCTCCTTACGATAAGGCATCAGAAGCATGGACAACACTTTCACCAAACTTATCGGTTAGTACTTAGCATACCCTTTTGAAAAGCATCTTAGCCTCGCTCTGTTAATTTATCTTCTTGTTTTAACtcaaaatttattataactttGTTAAAGGAACTAAAAAGGTTGGTGGCTTATGCTCGAAGCAGTGCAAACGTATTAAGTAAGCTGGTACTGCAAGAACACAATGATTCTGTTCAATGGGAGGTGAGTGAGATACATTGAAAACACATTGCACTGTATTGAGATGGTATTACAAGTAACATGATGGTGACTTGTATTTAATTGTGTTTACATATGTTTGCAGTGCCTGTTCAGAACACCTTTGAACAACTATGACGCAGTTGTTCTTCTCCACAGAGAAAAATTACCTTACCCACATCATCTTTTGTTTCCGTCGGAACTTAACCAAGGTCCCAAACATGGCTCTCTATCTTCCTCTCTCTTATCTTTCTGTCATTAAATCCAAAAACTAATATATTCTTGCAAAATGATTTGAGCAGGGAAACACGTAGCACGTGGAAAGGCGAGTAAAGCGTTCAACCCGTTTTTATTGCCTGGAGATTTGAAGAGAAGCCCTGAGGAGCTTAAAAAGAAGTTAATGGTGGACTTCGAGCCGACCAAGTGCTTCATGCGTGGGTTGCATGAAGAGTTTGGAACGTTGAAGCCGTGGTATGATCATATAGGAGGCGACGCGATTGGTTTAACTTGGAGTAAACCCAATTCAAAGGTAAGAACATAACTTCAGATAACTTTCTTTAAACCAaccggaaaaaaaaagagagacaaaTGTAATCAAATGTGTAATGTTTGATTACAGAAACGAGAACGTGATGAAGAGGAAGTGGAAATTAATCCAGTAGAGATGTTAAAGGCGGTAGGCGAGATGGGTAAAGGGTTGGTTAGAGATATCTACTTGCTCAAGTCTCCACGCTTTCTCTAAAAGCTTTCTTTTCAAAGAGTTTCGAATCTCTTAGTTCTGATTGACTTGAactcaaaatgtttatcaattTTGATGAGTACACATGATATGTTTCTACAATACCAATCAAACatctttcttttataaattaatctCATTCAAAGTGATTTTTACAACAAGAGCAACTGTTTCTCAAGAGTATCAATCATCATTTTCTGCAAACCGATAGAGTTGTCAAAAGAAAGATGGTTTAGTGCCCTAAACCTGTGTTATGTTACGGTAATGATCATGTCATCGTCTTCTTCCACGTGGTGTCTTAGAAACAACAGCTTTCATGCCTTGAGAATCTTTGAAGCAGACAAAGTGGACTAACGTTTCCCGTTGGGATAAACAGCAAAGACGCTTGTTCCCAACCTTCTTATTGCACAATGAACACATGCTCTCGCTTGTTACTTGCGCCACTCCCTTCCTATGTTTGTACACTTCTTCTTTCACCTATTTAGTTCAACACACATTTTCCTCTGTTACGATGAATAACCTCTAATCCTAAAGCTTTATGTTTCATCCATCAACACAAACACACCTCCAAGTTTGAATGATCCTAGAGCTACAATACGTTTTGCAAAGTCCTTTGCGCTTTTCTTAGGATTCAGGTATATTTGAAGTAGTGTGAGGTAGATGTTGCTCGACGGTTTTCCAGATGGTAGATAAGATATGGACTCATGTATACGATCACAGTAAGCCAGCGCCAGATCAGGTGCATAAAactataaggaaaaaaaaacgagaTAAGCCATAAGCAATGTAGAGATTATTTGGTGACAAGAGAATATTACTGATCAACTACCTTATGAACATAGATCGACAAAGCAAGCTCATGTTGATTCATTTTCCCCAATATAACAGCACGCTCTTCATAGAGAGCATCACGTGGAAGACGCTTCAACAAAGTCTGTACCCTGGTATGCTCTCTAACGCAGACAATAGCTTTTTCCTTTCAGGAGGATGATCCTTGTCATCCCATTTCTGCTGCGCGCTTTGAGCAGCATGCAAATTAAGCACTTCTGAAAGGTAGATTTGTACCTGTAAGTACATCATCCAAACTGTTACTGCCTAACGTTAAGCTCAATGAGAATGCTTCCCACATAAGTGCTATTATTCCTCACCATCTCGTTTTGGAGATTCCCTGAAACTGCGGTTTCATTCATCGCCATCATAAGTTCTAAATATCTACCCTGCATGTTCGGAGCATGCTGCTTCAGATAAGAATTGACAAGGTCTGCAGAGATGTTTCCGGATAAAAACAAGTCAATGGTTTGTGTCGGACAGCTTTCCAGGACAAGCATTGGATCAATCCTGCAGAGAGGCTTGAGATATTCAATGATCAACTCAGGACTAAACAGCTCCGTAACATCAGTTTTTGACTGGTTTGATTTGGAATCTTCCAAGAGCTGTTTAAGAATCTTAAGGGCTTCATGGTGCATCGAATTGCTCTTGAACAATTCCAACAGTGCAGAgtaatttttacttttcatGAGAATCTCCTCACAAATTTTTACATCACAGTAGTTGACACCTTTTAATAAATCTACAGCAGCTCCGGACTGGCCAGTGTGAAGAAGTGCTTGGAGAAGAGCTGTGTCAAGGATCGCTGCCATCTCCCTGGCACCTGAGTTAAGTGGGAGGATCACACCACGTCCctgcagaaaaaaaaacttcttcaaacctcaacaaaaaaaagtagTGAAGAATCAGATATTACCTTGTTGGACTTCATAGACTTGCCAACAGCATCTGAAATGACCTCTTCTGTTCCTTCAGAAGTAGCCTTCTCTATAATACCAGGTCTCCTCTTCTACAAGTACTTTACAAGAGCCATCAGAGTGTTGTGGCTCATTTTCTTAGATTCAAGAGCTGCATTGCCTTCAGATTCCAAGTAATATCATGGAGACGAAGACTCCATATCATCTGAAATGCCGGATGAGCCTCTAGAAAGAGAAGCTTCATCCACCATCTTATCTGGTTGAGGAATAATTGTTGTTTTAGGAAGAATAATGGATGGATACATGGAAAAGTACATGTGTGATGTCTACTTGAGATGCTAGGATGTGTTCCATGGCTTCCTCATAGCTCCCGTTCTCAAAAAGATAATGAGCGAATCTGTATCATGATAAAGAGGCAAGGAATATAAACATAAAGATTCACATTTACCACTGGGTAAACATTGAAGTTCTGGCCTTTTAATACCTTGTATGAATCGAACTCTCTTTCGCGGCTCTTAGGCTTGAGTCTTCAGGAGGGAGTAACTTGCATAGAGCTATGGCTTCCTCAAAGTTTCCTGAAGCTGTTAACTGCACAATCTGCCATGACACTTAGATTTctcagaaaaattcaaaagcCATCTGATACGAGTTAAAGCAAAATCTATactatctaatctattaaaagaggagtacaaaattagattatcccttagttttccactatatttacaatagcatgccactgaagttattaattaacctatcttttaggatttttgtcttttctcttcaattaatgtatttccaaaatcaaattctaactaaaaaatcatggtaacaataattaataaacctaaattttaatattaattgtcttttctttttttttattatacatatgtgtgtttgaaaataattaattccatatatacatttcataattacatacattatacggtaattattttactaattccacatatacatagtaaatagtatacaaaaattttattatacataatcataaaattgtgatccataaaaatagtttatacaacaattttattatatataatcataaaattttgatccataaaaaataaaaatacatttgtgtgactttacaggtcatattctaaataaatagatgatataactaagggtttacatgataaaataaaactactcaatataaactatagaattattgtgtttagaaatgtcatattaaaaataaattaaacgggtaacttttaaaatatatattatcacttatacaaataaatatttatttataaaaaaaactaacacctgcgcgggtgcgcgggtcaagctctagttatactattatttgcgaagtaaaatTTCACAAtgaagctctcacgttaaaagttagggTGGTCAATATCGCTTATACCCTtagtgaataaaatatataaattaactacaaaataaaacaaatttttatttttattagataattgattaaaattaataatgataagaattatctaaaatctaaaatatattttaaaataaaaagataattccaatatatattgtattgttatctgaaaaaaatattttaataaaaaataaaaattaaaaaaaaacccataattaaatattcatcaagtaaaattcttaattttatataattgaaaagaTGCTATATTTAAAAAAGTGACATTTCCTAAGTATACTGTAATAtacaaagaaaattataaacaattataagacatataaaattttagatgaaaatataaataataatttatattatagtttttatttagtaatgaaAGTATTAATCAatagttataaaatatttatgcccGCATATGCGGACCAAACACCtagtaattatataaattagtcaaaaaataaaaacgaattttaaatctatcttattaaaaaaagtgattaaaatttataacaaaacaGCAACatagctctcacgttaaaaattagaccggttaatatcatttatactcttaatgaataattatataaattagtcaaaaaataaaaacgaatttcaaatctatcttattaaaaaagtgattaaaatttataacaaaacatttatactcttaataaataaattatataaattagtcaaaaataaaaaatgaatttaaaatatatctgattaaataagtgattaaaattaataatagtaagaattatctaaaatataaataattaaaacgaatttctattaataatattatatttatatattatattagataattgactatacataaatataataaaattttcaaaaataaaaacatattttaaaacataagataattcttagatttattctgttgttatctgaaaataatattttattataaaatctatagttagatataaaacatttataattaaatgctaatcaaacaaacaaatatattttataaaatatatgtgaatgtttttaaaatttaacacaacagTAAGCATATATTTATACTTTGATAAAagctaatgaatatatattaataatattttatttatatgttatatttgattattgactataagtaaatataataaaattctcaaaaataaaatatatttttaaaaaataagataattttgtGTTTcatctgaaataatatttttattataaaatattaagtttaatgtttgatttattttttaaaaaacataattaataattttttatgttgattttgatttaatagttataacaaataaatatcaataaaaaCACTATGCCCGCATGCGCGGGCAGAACACCTAGTTCTACATTATTGAAAAATAGAATCATATTTTCATCATCTCCTGCTGTTATTACCCGAACCAAACTTGCCGAACCGGACCGACCCGTAAAGTTTGGTTTTCAGTCAGTTCGGTTTGAAGGTGCCGAAGAACAACGGTCTGTATTAAAGGATAAGGGCTTCGTAGCAAGCGAACCTAATTAAAACGAAAGGCATAAACACATAACAACAGGTTTCTAGAAATGCAAAGAGAACCAAACTAACTTCTCTTAGAACTTTACATACCTCAACTCGTCTAGGTAACAAGGCTATTGCATACGGGTTCTGAATGACAATAGCCGTTGGAGCCTCTGACCAGCAAATCCTCTCCGTCTGAAGTAGCTTCCCGTTTTGATCAACAAAAACTCCAATGTTCTCAAGTACAAAGaagaaactaataaaataacaCTCCAAAGAACACCGTCAAGGCAGATGCTACAACAATAATCACACCTTCCCCAAGAGAAGGTCACCAGAAGGTAGAGAAGTCACAAGAGGAGGAGAAACTCTACCAGAAGGAAACACCTCAGAGAGTGTCCCATTAGCAGTGTTAAGTATCACATACTCTTTCCTAATCCCTAAGCAAATGTTGTCACCACACCAAGAAATGGACTTTGCAGTATCAGGAACTCCAAAGTCTCTCACTTCTACAAACCCTCTTCCTCCTGAACAAACCCATCATCAGAAAACAACTCTTCTTAACTAAAAATCCAAACTTTCAATCCAATGTGTACTAGACAGGGAGACAAAACACAACTGAAAAGCTCAGACACAACTAAAAATCCAAACTTCCAATCCAATGTGTAGACAGGCAGACAAGACACAACTCAAAGCTCCGAGACAACTAAAAGTCCAAACTTTCAATTCAATATGTAGACAGGGAGACAAGAAACAACTCAAAGCTCCGAGACATACAGGCAGACAAGACACAACTAAAAATTCAGACACAGAGGAAGTCTCAACGGTCGTCCCACGAGTAGCCGTTCGCGCCTTTCGCTTTGGTGATCACAGCGACTGTCTCCAAGTTAGGAAGTTTATGAAACGCAATTgactcagagagagagagacagaagcAGCTCTCTTGAAGCTAGAACCTTCATGGACACGATAGGTTTCTTAGAGAAGCCAGAGACGGTCGTCTCGAGGACGTAAGGCTCTTGACGCAGCGCAGAGGCGGAGGAGATGTAACTGAGAAATGAGAGATGAGAATCAAAGCTGAGAACAATAGGATCATCAACACTGACTCAAATAATTTACCaaggaaatttttttattacaacaaATTTCGTTGAGCTTGAACTTGAATTCACTTGTAGATGAGAACGGAGATGATGATTTGAGAGTCAATTGTGCattcgttaaaaaaaaaaaattgtgaaaattatgaaaaaaaaaaaaaattaaataagaaaaaatgctCCCGGCGGGGCTCGAACCCGCGACCTTCGGCTCATAAGACCAacgctctaaccaactgagctacGGGAGCTGTTTCGATAActaatgtacatatatatatatcacattgGTTTCATTATTTCATGTTTAATATGATAGAGcatgaatttaaattttaactgaattcataatatttatttatagctatgtaatgattttcatttttgcatttataaattttaaatagttaaacttatttctacattttaaaaaaatacacacTGTACTTTCCATCaataataaagttttattttactattaataaaaatagaatatgaatagagtttaggggtgttcaatccggatatcggttcggtttcggttcggtttttttcggttttcggtatttcggttagtaaaatataactaccattctaaatccatatttacttcggttcggttcggtttatataccgtcggttttcggtttattcggttttataccaaaaaacataattattttgtttgagatcatataatatgaattttagagtcatattgtcaacacactcatttattaaaaacctattacatgttcaaataaatgaacaaaaaagtaaaaatgcttctaccatcaaataaaataatcaaatctataactaaaatcaaagcttgaaattttgaaaataaaaatatgaaacaaaagaaaagttttttcactcttccatatttagtgttcattaaagtcatgttttttcaattgaaaaatttccattaattattgtccatcaaatttataatcttcatattaatttagtgaagactaaaataaatcaaaaagatcaaaaaagacttagaaaataagatgtctgaattgcgatgtattgttatttagttatagttcaagtgttttacaaattaagattttttattactataaaatcatggtaataattattaacacaaatttaaattatgtaacagatagattttcatgtattgttataaaatagat
It encodes:
- the LOC103834989 gene encoding nucleolar protein 6 isoform X3 produces the protein MEVDTVTDSRIQKVNSLLKDIRIDYDSLSKPVDSLVSSIREAIDAIPEGFKVTSELAPSFVRDIGADKVEFTFKKPNGFSLCGSYSTRCMAKPEASVDLLLHLPKECFYEKDYMNHRYHAKRCLYLCVLKKHLLASSSVEKVEWSTLQNEARKPVLVVFPAKKVDNFPGFCIRIIPSATSLFDVAKLSMSRNNVRSVTADGVAQPTPTYNSSILEDMFLEENSELLKKTFSVWKELGDALILLKIWARQRSSIYVHDCLNGFLISVILSYLATHGKINKSLNALDIFRVTLDFIATSKLWERGLFFPPQSESPVSKEEKLQFKELFPVVICDSSTLMNLAFRMTSVGFHELRDEASSTLKCMKLRDGGFEEAFMTKIDYPVRYDHCIRLHLKGKTAVSTSGFCLDKEYWRTYEQRVHTLLEQGLGDRAKSIRVVWRNSNHDSYVESGFSVLDREPLFIGVSISSIENAFRTVDIGPDAENKTEALKFRKFWGEKSELRRFKDGRIAESTVWGTQQWTRHLIMKQIVEYILKRHLSLSSDDIVQLVDQLDFSLIYGDKDPISTSGNLLEAFEVFSQCLRGIKGIPLKVSSVQPLDSALRLTSVFPPEPHPLACGKIDAQKQHRVMPSCIPTMEVMIQLEGSGNWPMDDLAIEKTKTAFLIQIAENLQTIKGIRSTATEDNVDVFMRGYAFRLRILHERGLIGADPVKHVSSADKMLFIRSQHASMINGLHGRFPIYASVARLAKRWVSAHLFSGCLAEEAIELLVAHVFLTPLPLGVPSSRINGFLRFLRLLADYDWMFYPLIVDINNDFGRNDEKEINDNFMSSRKGYEEDRQNISSAMFLAAPYDKASEAWTTLSPNLSELKRLVAYARSSANVLSKLVLQEHNDSVQWECLFRTPLNNYDAVVLLHREKLPYPHHLLFPSELNQGPKGKHVARGKASKAFNPFLLPGDLKRSPEELKKKLMVDFEPTKCFMRGLHEEFGTLKPWYDHIGGDAIGLTWSKPNSKKRERDEEEVEINPVEMLKAVGEMGKGLVRDIYLLKSPRFL
- the LOC103834989 gene encoding nucleolar protein 6 isoform X1; translated protein: MEVDTVTDSRIQKVNSLLKDIRIDYDSLSKPVDSLVSSIREAIDAIPEGFKVTSELAPSFVRDIGADKVEFTFKKPNGFSLCGSYSTRCMAKPEASVDLLLHLPKECFYEKDYMNHRYHAKRCLYLCVLKKHLLASSSVEKVEWSTLQNEARKPVLVVFPAKKVDNFPGFCIRIIPSATSLFDVAKLSMSRNNVRSVTADGVAQPTPTYNSSILEDMFLEENSELLKKTFSVWKELGDALILLKIWARQRSSIYVHDCLNGFLISVILSYLATHGKINKSLNALDIFRVTLDFIATSKLWERGLFFPPQSESPVSKEEKLQFKELFPVVICDSSTLMNLAFRMTSVGFHELRDEASSTLKCMKLRDGGFEEAFMTKIDYPVRYDHCIRLHLKGKTAVSTSGFCLDKEYWRTYEQRVHTLLEQGLGDRAKSIRVVWRNSNHDSYVESGFSVLDREPLFIGVSISSIENAFRTVDIGPDAENKTEALKFRKFWGEKSELRRFKDGRIAESTVWGTQQWTRHLIMKQIVEYILKRHLSLSSDDIVQLVDQLDFSLIYGDKDPISTSGNLLEAFEVFSQCLRGIKGIPLKVSSVQPLDSALRLTSVFPPEPHPLACGKIDAQKQHRVMPSCIPTMEVMIQLEGSGNWPMDDLAIEKTKTAFLIQIAENLQTIKGIRSTATEDNVDVFMRGYAFRLRILHERGLSLVKREIGADPVKHVSSADKMLFIRSQHASMINGLHGRFPIYASVARLAKRWVSAHLFSGCLAEEAIELLVAHVFLTPLPLGVPSSRINGFLRFLRLLADYDWMFYPLIVDINNDFGRNDEKEINDNFMSSRKGYEEDRQNISSAMFLAAPYDKASEAWTTLSPNLSELKRLVAYARSSANVLSKLVLQEHNDSVQWECLFRTPLNNYDAVVLLHREKLPYPHHLLFPSELNQGPKGKHVARGKASKAFNPFLLPGDLKRSPEELKKKLMVDFEPTKCFMRGLHEEFGTLKPWYDHIGGDAIGLTWSKPNSKKRERDEEEVEINPVEMLKAVGEMGKGLVRDIYLLKSPRFL
- the LOC103834989 gene encoding nucleolar protein 6 isoform X2 codes for the protein MEVDTVTDSRIQKVNSLLKDIRIDYDSLSKPVDSLVSSIREAIDAIPEGFKVTSELAPSFVRDIGADKVEFTFKKPNGFSLCGSYSTRCMAKPEASVDLLLHLPKECFYEKDYMNHRYHAKRCLYLCVLKKHLLASSSVEKVEWSTLQNEARKPVLVVFPAKKVDNFPGFCIRIIPSATSLFDVAKLSMSRNNVRSVTADGVAQPTPTYNSSILEDMFLEENSELLKKTFSVWKELGDALILLKIWARQRSSIYVHDCLNGFLISVILSYLATHGKINKSLNALDIFRVTLDFIATSKLWERGLFFPPQSESPVSKEEKLQFKELFPVVICDSSTLMNLAFRMTSVGFHELRDEASSTLKCMKLRDGGFEEAFMTKIDYPVRYDHCIRLHLKGKTAVSTSGFCLDKEYWRTYEQRVHTLLEQGLGDRAKSIRVVWRNSNHDSYVESGFSVLDREPLFIGVSISSIENAFRTVDIGPDAENKTEALKFRKFWGEKSELRRFKDGRIAESTVWGTQQWTRHLIMKQIVEYILKRHLSLSSDDIVQLVDQLDFSLIYGDKDPISTSGNLLEAFEVFSQCLRGIKGIPLKVSSVQPLDSALRLTSVFPPEPHPLACGKIDAQKQHRVMPSCIPTMEVMIQLEGSGNWPMDDLAIEKTKTAFLIQIAENLQTIKGIRSTATEDNVDVFMRGYAFRLRILHERGLSLVKREIGADPVKHVSSADKMLFIRSQHASMINGLHGRFPIYASVARLAKRWVSAHLFSGCLAEEAIELLVAHVFLTPLPLGVPSSRINGFLRFLRLLADYDWMFYPLIVDINNDFGRNDEKEINDNFMSSRKGYEEDRQNISSAMFLAAPYDKASEAWTTLSPNLSELKRLVAYARSSANVLSKLVLQEHNDSVQWECLFRTPLNNYDAVVLLHREKLPYPHHLLFPSELNQGKHVARGKASKAFNPFLLPGDLKRSPEELKKKLMVDFEPTKCFMRGLHEEFGTLKPWYDHIGGDAIGLTWSKPNSKKRERDEEEVEINPVEMLKAVGEMGKGLVRDIYLLKSPRFL
- the LOC103835541 gene encoding LOW QUALITY PROTEIN: vacuolar sorting protein 39 (The sequence of the model RefSeq protein was modified relative to this genomic sequence to represent the inferred CDS: inserted 1 base in 1 codon; deleted 1 base in 1 codon; substituted 2 bases at 2 genomic stop codons); the encoded protein is MKPIYISSASALRQEPYVLETTVSGFSKKPIVSMKTVAVITKAKGANGYSWDDRGRGFVEVRDFGVPDTAKSISWCGDNICLGIRKEYVILNTANGTLSEVFPSGRVSPPLVTSLPSGDLLLGKNIGVFVDQNGKLLQTERICWSEAPTAIVIQNPYAIALLPRRVEVLSWQIVQLTASGNFEEAIALCKLLPPEDSSLRAAKESSIHTRFAHYLFENGSYEEAMEHILASQVDITHVLSMYPSIILPKTTIIPQPDKMVDEASLSRGSSGISDDMESSSPXYYLESEGNAALESKKMSHNTLMALVKYLXKRRPGIIEKATSEGTEEVISDAVGKSMKSNKGRGVILPLNSGAREMAAILDTALLQALLHTGQSGAAVDLLKGVNYCDVKICEEILMKSKNYSALLELFKSNSMHHEALKILKQLLEDSKSNQSKTDVTELFSPELIIEYLKPLCRIDPMLVLESCPTQTIDLFLSGNISADLVNSYLKQHAPNMQGRYLELMMAMNETAVSGNLQNEMVQIYLSEVLNLHAAQSAQQKWDDKDHPPERKKLLSALESIPGYXTLLKRLPRDALYEERAVILGKMNQHELALSIYVHKFYAPDLALAYCDRIHESISYLPSGKPSSNIYLTLLQIYLNPKKSAKDFAKRIVALGSFKLGGERRSVQT